A genomic stretch from SAR324 cluster bacterium includes:
- a CDS encoding polyhydroxyalkanoate synthesis regulator DNA-binding domain-containing protein, translated as MSRKANAMKDQFKLVIKKYPNRRLYDVSSSQYVTLDDMVRKIKEGYEVQVIDSKTNQDITQNVLTQIFVDQSGPYLFSTSFLHQMIRNREGFLGEFFTNFIPKLLDSYLEMLDNMKRQITTLTTPIISSKNWLAATSKDLKMHLLNPFNAPDTEVANQIETAPTPAKLIEKSTPAPSKTDSIAAKKASGKKGGKEEQDVVSLLLQKITELESRIQDVERQDK; from the coding sequence ATGAGCCGAAAAGCGAATGCGATGAAAGATCAATTCAAACTGGTCATCAAAAAATATCCCAACCGAAGATTGTATGATGTCTCCAGCAGTCAGTATGTCACACTCGACGATATGGTGCGGAAAATCAAAGAAGGGTATGAAGTGCAGGTCATTGACTCGAAAACGAATCAGGATATCACGCAGAATGTGTTGACCCAGATTTTTGTGGACCAAAGCGGCCCCTATCTGTTTTCGACTTCATTTCTGCATCAGATGATTCGCAACCGTGAAGGCTTTCTTGGTGAGTTTTTTACCAATTTCATCCCCAAGCTTCTCGATTCTTATCTGGAAATGCTGGATAACATGAAACGCCAGATTACGACACTGACCACACCGATTATCTCGTCTAAAAACTGGCTGGCCGCCACAAGCAAGGATCTCAAGATGCACTTGCTGAATCCATTCAACGCACCTGACACAGAGGTCGCCAATCAAATAGAAACCGCTCCAACTCCAGCCAAACTGATTGAAAAAAGCACCCCCGCACCTTCCAAAACGGACTCAATAGCCGCAAAAAAAGCCTCCGGTAAAAAAGGGGGGAAAGAGGAACAGGATGTGGTGTCTCTGTTGTTACAAAAAATCACTGAACTCGAATCACGTATTCAGGATGTTGAGCGTCAGGATAAATAA